The DNA region CCGGCGTCTGCAACAGCCACCCACCCGGATCCCCCGCCGGGGCGTCCAGCCGATTGCCCGCCGTCCGCTCCCACACCGTCCCCTCCAGCCCCGGCGACACCCGGCGCAACGCCTGCTGCACCGCGTCCAGGTGCGCAGTGGCATCGGCCTGCGCCGCCGCCCCCGGCACGGGAGCCGGATCCGCGAACGCGGGAGCAACGGGCAGCACGGCAACAGCAGCGACAAGGGCCAGCGCGGACCCGGCCAGACGGCGACCGGAACGGCGGAACTGGTGAGAGAGCACGTACGAGTCCTTCAAAGGAGGCCGGGGACGTTCACCCGGACGACACCATTAAATTACCCTAAAGTAACCTGATGTGATGTCAGGGCCTCATCAAGATTCCCTCTTCACCGGTGAACTGACGGCAACCCACCAGTCCTCGCTCGCACAGGAGTTGGCGGAGAGGCGACCGCGGTGAAATCTCCAACGGTCCCGCCGCCACGGACGCCGACACCGCGCCCGGAACGCAAAGAAGCCGGGGTCGGCGCGATCAATCGCGCCGACCCCGGCTCCTGCTGGTAGCGGGGACAGGATTTGAACCTGCGACCTCTGGGTTATGAGCCCAGCGAGCTACCGAGCTGCTCCACCCCGCGTCGGTGAGATCACCTTATGCGACAACCCCGCCGAAACGGAAATCGGTTTCCCCGGCCGGCGGCCCGATCCGCCCGGGGAGCCGTGGTCAGCAGATCCGGGGCAGTTGTTCGCCCATCGGCAGGTCGACCACGCGGGTGCCGCCGAAGCCGGTGCGGGCGACGACCATGCCGGGGTGGTCCTCGACGCACTCGCCGATGGCCACCGCCTCCGCGCCGAGCGGGTGGGCGCGCATGGCGGCGAGCACGGCGTCGGCCTCGGCGCGCGGGACGAAGGCGACGAGCTTGCCCTCGTTGGCGATGTACATCGGGTCCAGGCCCAGTACCGCGCACGCGTTGGCCACCGGGTCAGGGACGGGGACGGCGCGTTCGCTCAAGCCCACGCCCACCCCGGCCGCCGCCGCGATCTCGTTGAGCGCCGCGGCCAGCCCGCCCCGGGTGGGGTCGCGCAGCACGTGCAGATCGCGGGTGGCGCCGAGCATCGCCTCGACCAGGCCGCCGAGCGCCGCGCAGTCGCTGCGCACCTCGACCCCGAACTCCAGGCCCTCCCGGACGCTCAGGATCGCCACCCCGTGCAGCCCGATCGGCCCGCTGACGATCACCACGTCGCCCGGGCGGGCCCGCTGCGGGCGGATGTCGACCCCGGCCGGGACGAGCCCGATGCCGGCGGTGTTCAGGTAGACGCCGTCCCCGTGCCCGGCCTCGACCACCTTGGTGTCCCCGGTGGCCACCTCCACTCCGGCGGTACGGGCGGCGGCGCCGAGCGCCCGGGCGATCCGGTCGACGAGGGCCAGCTCCACCCCCTCCTCCAGGATGAAGCCGCAGGACAGGTAGGCCGCCCGGGCTCCGCTCATCGCGAGGTCGTTGACCGTGCCGTTGACGGCGAGGTCGCCGATGCAGCCGCCGGGGAA from Kitasatospora cathayae includes:
- the hypE gene encoding hydrogenase expression/formation protein HypE, whose product is MADTELRTDPAAPDFSGWSCPLPLRDHPRVVMGHGGGGAMSAELVENLFAPAFGGPALAGLGDSAVLELGGARLAFSTDSYVVRPLFFPGGCIGDLAVNGTVNDLAMSGARAAYLSCGFILEEGVELALVDRIARALGAAARTAGVEVATGDTKVVEAGHGDGVYLNTAGIGLVPAGVDIRPQRARPGDVVIVSGPIGLHGVAILSVREGLEFGVEVRSDCAALGGLVEAMLGATRDLHVLRDPTRGGLAAALNEIAAAAGVGVGLSERAVPVPDPVANACAVLGLDPMYIANEGKLVAFVPRAEADAVLAAMRAHPLGAEAVAIGECVEDHPGMVVARTGFGGTRVVDLPMGEQLPRIC